The region CCTAGTTGAGGCGGCCGAATGGCGTCTTATTAGCCTACTTTTCGACTGTCCAACCGGCGATTGGTTAAACCAAGTCGAAATGCTTGGAAAACAAGTTTCAGACAAGCGATTGAAGCGAGCCGCAAAGGCTGCCCGGAAGGAAGCGTCAGAGGGACTTTTTCATTCCATATTCGGGCCCGGCGGCCCCGCTCCCGGCCGCGAAGTGAGTTATCGCGGATGGGTCCAACCCGGTTATATGTTATCCGAGCTCGCTAGCTTTTATGATGCGTTTTCTTACAAACCGACGACGAACGAAGTCCCAGATCATGTAGCTGTTGAAACGGGTTTTATTGCCTACTTGCGGCTGAAAGAAGTATTTGCCCTTGAATGTTCTGATACGGAGAGTGCCGATGTCACTGCAAAAGCATCAAAAACATTCATCGACGAACATCTTTCGAAATACGCGGAGCAGATGTCTAAGATACTTTCCAACTCAGGGATCGAGTATCTATCGCTCGCCGGGTCGGCCTTGTTCAAACGCGTTGGTAAGGATAAAGATAAGGAAAAGCAACGATTTCTGCCCGTGCTCGAGGAAGATGACGCCCCAGTATTTGAGTGCGGGGGAGCCGCTCTATAATTCGAACGAAATCGGGCAACTTCTACACCTTTTTTTACGATCAATACGGTTACCCAACCCGGATTTTCGACGCACGCTCGTCGCTTAATTTGTCGTTTTTCACCGCCCTTTACCTATTACACAACTCTTACATCTGCGCCTGCAAATACCTGATAACATTTGAATTACGGAGAGAAAATATTAGGGACAAGCCCGACGTTTTCAAATTTTCTATTGCTGCGTATGAAATCCGAACTCAGCTTTTCCGTGGGAGGCCTGATTAATTGTGAAAGTACTGCTTATCTATCCTGTTTTTCCCGAGACTTACTGGAGCTTTCGCCACGCACTGTCGTTTGTCGGGAAGAAAGCCGCATTTCCGCCGCTTGGGCTTTTGACTGTATCCGCGATGCTGCCCGAAACCTGGCAGCGGCGTTTGGTTGATATGAATGTTGAACCTCTAACCAGAAGCGATATTGAATGGGCAGATATCGTCTTTCTCAGCGCGATGATCGTTCAAAAAGAATCACTCGATCAAGTCGTAAAATTATGCAAAGAACTTGGCAAGCGAGTGGCAGTTGGCGGCCCGTACGTCTCGACTAGCTCTGATCTCGTGCCGGAAGCGGATTTTATTTTCGTGGGCGAGGCCGAAACAACTTTGCCGGAGTTTATTGAGGATTTGAAAAACGACTCGCCGAAGCGTGTTTATCAGGCAGCCGAGCGACCTTCGCTCTTGTTAACGCCCGTGCCGGATTTCTGTTTAATTGATATAAATCGATACGCTTCGATGAATGTCCAGTTTTCCCGGGGCTGTCCGTTTTCGTGTGAGTTTTGCGATATCATTGAGATCTATGGGCGCATCCCGCGCACCAAATCAAGCGAACAGATGTTGGCGGAAATGGAGGCTTTACGAGTTGCGGGCTGGCGCGGCACTGTCTTTATCGTCGATGATAATTTTATCGGCAATAAACGCGAGGTTAGAAAATTTTTGCCGGAACTTATCAAATGGTCAGAGCACCATAATTTTCCTTTTTCCTTTTTGACGGAAGCGAGTGTAAATCTAGCCGAAGACAACGCTTTGCTTGAGATGATGCAAGCCGCCGGTTTTCACCGTGTCTTTCTCGGTATTGAAACGCCCGCGGCTGAAAGTCTTAAAGAGGCCAACAAATCTCAGAATACAAAACGCGATCTGCTTGAGTCGGTACGAAAAATCCAAAGCTATGGGATTGAGGTCATGGCCGGTTTTATTGTCGGATTTGACAACGACCCGGAGGATATTTTCGAGCGTCAGATCAACTTTATCCGTGAAAGTGCAATTCCACTTGCGATGGTCGGGCTCTTGACTGCCCTTCCCGACACGCAACTTTGGAAGCGTTTGGAGCGTGAAGGCAGGCTCGTTCACGAAAGCAGTGGGAATAACACGGATTGTTCATTGAATTTTGTTCCAAGAATGGATCGGGAACGCCTGGTCGAAGGCTACAAATCCGTCTTGAGAAACATCTATAGCTCGCGGGAATTCTATCAACGTGCTCTGGATTGCTTATCACGCCTAAGAAACAATGCAACAGAGTTGAAGCGAGTTAATACCGGCGGTGTTATTAAGTCTTTCGTCAGAATAGCCATGAGACTCGGAGTGCTCGACGGGGAACGCCTTCGATTCTGGAATTACTTATTCAGCGTCATTAGGCATTATCCGCGCAGTC is a window of Chloracidobacterium sp. DNA encoding:
- a CDS encoding DUF4070 domain-containing protein is translated as MKVLLIYPVFPETYWSFRHALSFVGKKAAFPPLGLLTVSAMLPETWQRRLVDMNVEPLTRSDIEWADIVFLSAMIVQKESLDQVVKLCKELGKRVAVGGPYVSTSSDLVPEADFIFVGEAETTLPEFIEDLKNDSPKRVYQAAERPSLLLTPVPDFCLIDINRYASMNVQFSRGCPFSCEFCDIIEIYGRIPRTKSSEQMLAEMEALRVAGWRGTVFIVDDNFIGNKREVRKFLPELIKWSEHHNFPFSFLTEASVNLAEDNALLEMMQAAGFHRVFLGIETPAAESLKEANKSQNTKRDLLESVRKIQSYGIEVMAGFIVGFDNDPEDIFERQINFIRESAIPLAMVGLLTALPDTQLWKRLEREGRLVHESSGNNTDCSLNFVPRMDRERLVEGYKSVLRNIYSSREFYQRALDCLSRLRNNATELKRVNTGGVIKSFVRIAMRLGVLDGERLRFWNYLFSVIRHYPRSLGNGIALAAMGYHFRKVTEIYCTKSALGWEAFKNKRVAG
- a CDS encoding molecular chaperone TorD family protein codes for the protein METVSVQKEFLVEAAEWRLISLLFDCPTGDWLNQVEMLGKQVSDKRLKRAAKAARKEASEGLFHSIFGPGGPAPGREVSYRGWVQPGYMLSELASFYDAFSYKPTTNEVPDHVAVETGFIAYLRLKEVFALECSDTESADVTAKASKTFIDEHLSKYAEQMSKILSNSGIEYLSLAGSALFKRVGKDKDKEKQRFLPVLEEDDAPVFECGGAAL